Proteins co-encoded in one Pseudophryne corroboree isolate aPseCor3 chromosome 1, aPseCor3.hap2, whole genome shotgun sequence genomic window:
- the DDT gene encoding D-dopachrome decarboxylase, which translates to MPFLDLDTSLPQQSIPEDFVEKLCCVAASILGKAKEKVNVTVRSGLSMLVSGSAAPCVQLVITSIAVVGTAEQNKEHSSKFFEFLTKELNLGQDRVVIRFHPVEPWQIGKNGTVMTYL; encoded by the exons ATGCCTTTCTTGGATCTCGATACCAGTCTTCCCCAGCAAAGTATTCCAGAGGATTTTGTTGAAAAGCTTTGCTGTGTTGCTGCATCCATTCTGGGCAAGGCAAAGGAA AAGGTGAATGTAACGGTGAGGAGTGGGCTCTCAATGCTCGTGAGTGGCTCCGCAGCGCCATGTGTCCAGCTGGTAATCACCTCCATTGCGGTAGTGGGGACAGCAGAGCAGAACAAGGAGCATAGTTCCAAATTCTTTGAATTCCTGACAAAAGAACTGAATCTGGGACAGGACAG GGTTGTAATACGCTTTCACCCTGTGGAGCCTTGGCAGATTGGGAAAAATGGAACAGTTATGACATATTTGTGA